A genomic segment from Aegilops tauschii subsp. strangulata cultivar AL8/78 chromosome 1, Aet v6.0, whole genome shotgun sequence encodes:
- the LOC109749519 gene encoding uncharacterized protein, with product MRMAPVAAGRAHGAWSSAPRALSDRRGLLSSSHDVAATATVRFGARRAGGSRVILCLASGGGHPRDSGEWEPAGSPWDGRMVDEGMATLRRRIREVEDEEEEEPEPEEEGGVDLFVPPGEWTELERRHHGLYVAGVREALGILFALLVRARPGLGAGVVALVLLSVPASVLLVSAELVRAVHSISAAVLSGRM from the coding sequence ATGCGCATGGCGCCGGTGGCGGCAGGAAGAGCCCACGGCGCTTGGAGCAGCGCACCACGCGCGCTCTCCGACCGGCGCGGCCTCCTGTCATCATCTCACGACGTCGCCGCCACGGCGACGGTTCGGTTCGGCGCTCGTCGCGCCGGCGGGAGCAGAGTGATCCTCTGCCTCGCGTCGGGAGGTGGTCACCCGCGGGACAGCGGCGAGTGGGAGCCCGCGGGCTCGCCGTGGGACGGCCGGATGGTGGACGAGGGCATGGCCACGCTGCGGCGGCGCATCcgcgaggtggaggacgaggaggaggaagagccaGAGCCAGAGGAGGAGGGCGGCGTCGACCTCTTCGTGCCCCCGGGCGAGTGGACGGAGCTGGAGCGGCGGCACCACGGGCTGTACGTCGCGGGCGTGCGCGAGGCGCTCGGCATCCTGTTCGCGCTGCTGGTGCGCGCGCGGCCGGGGCTCGGCGCGGGGGTCGTGGCGCTGGTGCTGCTCAGCGTGCCGGCCTCGGTGCTCCTCGTGTCCGCCGAGCTCGTCCGGGCTGTCCACTCCATCTCGGCCGCCGTGCTCAGCGGCAGAATGTAG